The DNA sequence CTCGGAAAAGAGGGCATCGCATCTCACGGAAGCCATCCGCACAAGCTCACACGCGGCTTTGTAATCGCTCGTCCTCAACGTCTCGCGTATCTCAAGCTTGTTGATGACCGGCCGCAACTCATCCGGCACACGCCGGCGGAAAAAGAAACGGTTGCCTCGTCGTTGAAGGTGAGGACAGGCTTGTGCCAAATAGGGGCCTTGTGTACCAGTTTTGTGTACCAATATGCCTAAAGGGACCCCTTGCAAACAAGCAAAATATGTGGCTTCAGGGGGTTACCGGGGAATTGGTGGAGCCGAGGGGGATCGAACCCCTGACCTTCGCATTGCGAACGCGACGCTCTCCCAGCTGAGCTACGGCCCCAAATCGCTCGGTCTCAAGGCGGGTCGGGATAATGTGTGCGAGCCCCGGCCGTGTCAAGGACAAGCGCTCAGCGCGACGCCGAGTCGCGGAAATACGCCTTAGGCCATGGAAAAGCTGAGGATTTCCCGCTCGAACTGGCTTGTCGGCCTTGCCACCTATCGCCGCAACGGATAGGGTTCTGCATCGAGCGCCCAGATCGGAACGCCACCATGGATGTCATCGTCGACCCGCTCCTTATCGTCCTTCACGAGCTCCTCGAGTTCTACAAATGGCTCGTGATCGTGGCGGCAATCATGAGCTGGCTGATTGCATTCGGCGTGATCAATACCTATAACCGCGCGGTCTACACGATTAACGACTTTCTCTACCGAGTGACGGAGCCTGCGTTGCGTCCAATCCGGCGCTTGATGCCCAACCTCGGGGGGGTCGACATATCGCCGGTCATTCTGATCTTCGCGATTTGGCTCGTGCAGATGGTCCTGGAGAGAATTCAGCTCGCCATCCATGGGCTCTAGTGTGGTGGATTTGAAGTTCCTAGCATTTTGGTGGCAGCCGCGTTTAGGAACTTCAAATCCGAAAACCACACTCGATACAACATATTGCTAGTGTGGCTATGAATCCGAAATTCGCTCACGGTCCCGCACCCAGATGTGGCGAATTTCGGATTCGCCACACTAGTTCAAAATCACCATTCAACGTCGCGGGCGACGGGGTGCGCGTCGCCGTCAGGCTCGCTCCCAAATCGGCGAGCGAGCGCATTCAAGGCCTCGTGCGGGATGCCGACGGCTCGGTCCGTCTGAAGGCCGCTGTCACGGCTGCGGCGGCGGACGGCAAAGCAAATGCGGCCCTCATAGCACTCCTCGCCAAGACCTGGGATGTTCCGAAATCGAACATCACGCTCGTCCAAGGGGCCGCCAGCAGGCGCAAATCCCTTCACCTCGCGGCAGAACCCAAGATGCTTCTCGAGCGGCTTGAGCGCTGGCTCAGCGAATTTACGGGACCCACGGAAAGGCATGGCTGACGCGAAAATAATCGACGGCAAGGCGTTCGCCGAGGCGCTACGTGCGAACATTGCAAAGGATGTGGCGGTACTCACGACCGCGCACAAGCTTACGCCCGGGCTCGCGGTGATTCTGGTCGGCGACAATCCGGCGAGCCGAGCCTATGTCGCCAGCAAGAAAAAGGCGACCGTCGAGGCTGGCATGCGCTCGATCGAGCGTTCGCTCCCCGCCTCGACGACCGAAGTGGCCTTGCTCTCAGAAATCGACCGCCTCAACGCCGATCGCGGCGTTCACGGCATCCTCGTGCAATTGCCGCTTCCGCGCCAAATCCGCGAGGCCGCGGTGATCGAAGCCCTCGACCCGCGTAAGGATGTCGACGGTTTCCATACGCGGAACGTGGGCCTGCTCTGGACCGGCGGCGACGGCTCGGTGCCGTGCACCCCGCTCGGCTGCCTCATGCTGCTCAAGGAAACCTTGGGCGATCTCGCCGGTGTGCGCGCGATCGTCGTGGGCCGTTCCAATATCGTGGGCAAGCCGCTTGCCAACCTTCTGTTGCGCGAGAGCTGCACGGTCACGATCGCCCATTCGCGCACGCGGGAACTCGCCCAAGAATGCCGTCGTGCCGACATCCTCGTGGCCGCCATCGGAAAGCCCGAGACCGTGCGAGGCGATTGGATCAAACCGGGTGCGACCGTGATCGATGTCGGCATCAACCGCGTGGCGACGGAAACGCCGGGAAAATCCCGCCTCGTCGGCGACGTGGCGTTTGCCGAGGCCGTCAAGGTCGCGGGCGCCATTACGCCCGTGCCCGGCGGCGTGGGACCGATGACGATCGCCTGCCTGCTGCGCAACACCCTCCACGCCGCGCGCCGGCAAGCGGGGGTCGAACCTTCGACCTAATAACCGCCGCGCGCCGGCGTCGACCGGTGCAATCCGATCGGGCAAGCCTCAGTCGCGCGCTTTCTTGAGCAAGCGCAAGCGAAGTGCGTTGAGCCGGATGAATCCGGCGGCGTCCCGCTGGTCATAGACCCGATCCTCTTCGAAGGTCACGTGTGCGAGGCTATAAAGCGAGTGCGGCGATTTGCGGCCGACCACGCGAACATGCCCCTTGTAGAGCTTCAGGCGCACGGTGCCCTCGACGCGCTCCTGGCTCTTGTCGATCGCTGCTTGGAGCATCTCGCGCTCGGGCGAAAACCAAAATCCATTATAGATCAACTCGGCATAGCGCGGCATGAGCTCGTCCTTGAGGTGCGCGCTGCCGCGATCGAGGCAGATGCTTTCGATCCCGCGATGGGCCTCATGGAGGATCGTGCCGCCAGGTGTCTCGTAAACGCCGCGCGACTTCATGCCGACGAAGCGGTTCTCGACGAGGTCGACGCGGCCGACGCCATGCTTGCCGCCAAGCTCGTTCAGCCGCACAAGCAGCTTGGCGGGCGACAAGCGCTCGCCGTTGACCGCAACCGCGTCTCCTCTCGCGAAGTCGATCTCGACATATTCGGGCCGGTCGGGTGCTTTCTCGGGCGGGACGGTGCGGCTATAGACAAACTCCTCCGGCTCATGCCAGGGATCCTCGAGCACTTTGCCTTCGGCCGAGATATGCAACATGTTGGCGTCGACCGAAAAAGGCGCTTCGCCGCGCTTGTCCTTCGAGATCGGTATCTGATGCTTCTCGGCATATTCGAGAAGCTTCGTGCGAGAGGTGAGATCCCATTCGCGCCAGGGCGCTATCACCTTGATATCGGGCTTAAGCGCATAGTAGGTGAGCTCGAATCGCACCTGGTCGTTGCCCTTGCCGGTGGCGCCATGGGCGACGGCGTCGGCCCCTGTCTTGTCGGCGATCTCGATCTGGCGTTTCGCGATCAGGGGTCGCGCGATCGACGTGCCGAGCAGGTAGACGCCTTCATAAAGAGCGTTGGCGCGGAACATCGGGAAGACGAAATCCCGCACGAACTCCTCGCGAAGATCGTCGATGAAGATCTCCTTCACACCCATGAGCTCGGCCTTGCGCCGTGCCGGCTCGAGCTCCTCGCCCTGGCCGAGATCGGCGGTAAAGGTCACCACCTCGCAGCGATAGGTGTCCTGCAGCCAGCGCAGGATGATCGAGGTATCGAGCCCGCCTGAATAGGCAAGCACCACCTTTTTTACATCATTGGCCATGGTTGGCTCCGCATCGAGGGTCCCGGAATGGCGCGGCAGTATAGGGATGTGCGCCCGGATCGCAACAGCGGCGGGCCGACTGGATCGGTGCAGGGAGGTGCGCAGCGCACTCTATTAAAGGGGAGGGTTCACATCGAGAAGCTTCGCCCGTTCGCTTGCCCGAGGTTTCTTGCTCTCCGATTTGAGTTGGCCGCAAGCGGCGGAGATGTCCCGTCCCCGTGGCGTGCGCACGGGTGCGTGGTAGCCGGCACTCATCACGATATCGGCGAATGTCTTGATCGTCGCATCGTCGGAGCACTCATACGGTGCGCCGGGCCAGGGGTTGAAGGGTATGAGATTCACTTTCGACGGGATGCCTCGGATAAGGCGCACCAGTTCCCGCGCGTCGCCAGGCGAATCGTTGACGCCCTTGAGCATGACGTATTCGAAGGTGATGCGGCGATTGGGATTGAGTGCGGCGTAGTCCCGGCAGGCGTCGAGCAATTCCGCGATCGGGTATTTCCTGTTGAGCGGGACGATCACGTCGCGCAACTCGTCGCGCACGGCATGGAGCGAGAGCGCCAGGTTGACTCGAAGTTCCTTTGCGCATCTGCGGATCTGGGGGACGACGCCAGAGGTCGAGAGCGTGATCTTGCGCCGCGAAATCGCGATGCCGTCGCCGTCCATCATGATGCGAAGCGCCTTGGCGACGTTGTCGAAATTATAAAGCGGCTCTCCCATTCCCATCATGACGATGTTCGAAATCATACGCCCGTCTTCGGGCGACGGCCACTCGCCGATCGCGTCCCGTGCGAGCATGAGCTGGCTGACGATTTCTCCGGCATCGAGATTTCGCACGAGCTTCATCGTGCCGGTGTGGCAGAATTTGCAAGTGAGCGTGCAGCCGACCTGGGACGAGACGCAAAGCGCACCTCGATCCTCCTCGGGAATGTGCACACTTTCGATCAGGTTGCCGTCGGCGAGCTTGACGAGCCACTTGCGGGTACCGTCGACCGAGTGCTGCGCGCGCGCAACCTCGGGGCGGGCCAGAACGTAGCGTTCGGCGAGTGTCGCCCGAAAAGATTTGGCGAGTGTCGTCATAGCCTCGAAGTCGACGACGCCGCGATTGTAGATCCAATGCCAAAGCTGGCGCGCGCGAAACCGCTCGGCGCCGAGGCTTGCCAGCTCGTCCTCGAGTTCCTCGCGTGAAAGCCCGATCAGGTTCCTTCGAGGCTCCCCGGCGGATGCATTCTCGACGGCAGCGCTCATCGCCTTATCATATAAGTGCTGCACCATCGGCGGTAAATGCCGCGGGGTACCCCGGCCCGTTCGCCGACCGCTGAATGCCGATCCCCGAATAGTTGATACGCTTCCTTGCCCTCACGGCTAAAAACCGGCCCAACGAACTCAATCGATTCGCCCGCATCTGCGGGGATGCATTGCGGCGGTACGGTCGACCCGCTGGTGTGGCGGATTTCGGATTCGCCACACTAGCTCTTCACGCCGCAGGCCTTGCTCGCGACCTGGTAGGCCTTTGCAAAACCGTTCAGAGAGTAACTGTCCTTGGTCTTGGTGCCCTTTTCCGTCACGGCCTCGACAACCGCATCCTTGCCGTTCTTGAAGGCTTCGACGACTTTCTCGTCGTCCTTCGACCAGGCCCGCTTGCCTTGGGTATAGAGCTTGAACTTGTCGCGCCCGACGGCGAGGTCGACTTCGCTGTCCTTTTTGTATTCGTAATCCGCGGCAATGCTGACCACGCCAAAGCTTTTCTGGGACGGCCAGTGGGAGACGAGGATATTCGTCTCGCCCAGTTTGCCTTGATGGCCCACGCTATTCTTGGGGAAGCTCGCGACGTAGCACGTATCGCCTTTGGCGTCTTTGTAGGTGAGCGCCTGCCAATCGCCGAACTCGCCGACAACCTTGGCCTTTTGGTCCGACGGTGGTGCCGTCGTTTTGTCCTGGGCTTTCGGCGCTTGGCCCTGCGGGGTTTGCTGCGCCGGCGCCGGTGCGGAGCTCAATCCGAATGCAAGTGCCACGGCGAAAGTGGCCGCGAGTGCGAGGAGACTTTTCTTTGACATCGTTCCATCACTCATGTGGTTTAGCGTCGTCATTCTAGTGTGGTGGATTCGAAGTTCCTATGATTTTGGTGACAGCCACGCTTAGGAACTTCAAATCCACCACACGAGAAGAGACGGCCGGCCGCGGAACAGCCTTATTCTACGATCGCCGGGACCTCGATGGACCTCTCACGTCACGCCGGCCCTGCGGCGGCGAAATATGGGCGCGCCATGAACCGGCGCGGGCAGAGGCTCAACCACTTGACCCGACGCGATCGGGCGGGCTGCGAATCGGCCGAGAGTTAGCAACCGGTCGTACATGACGACCGCACCGGCGAGTCCGAGGTTGAGGGAGAATTTCGTCGGAATTTTGACGACGTGGGCGCAACGCGCCAAAAGTTCGCCCGAAAGTCGTCCTCGTTCGGGCCCGAGCACATAGGCGGCCTGGCGCGGATGGGGAAAACTCGGCAGCTCGATCGCCTCGTCGAGGAGTTCGATCCCGACGAGGGCACATCCCTTGGGAAGCTCGAACGAGGCAACATCACCGTATTCGTGGAGCGGCACTTGCGAAGAAGTCTTGGATGTATCGCTTCGCTCGCCTTCCCGGCGGCTGTATTTGGCGCCGATCGTGAAGATGAAGCTTGCTCCGAAGGCATGGGCCGTGCGCCAAAGACTGCCCAGATTCATGGGTTTGGAAATGCCCTCGACGCCGATGCCGAAATACCCGCGCATGGGGACACCTTGCACGGCACCCCACGGCAAGGCAAGGTGCTTGGCGGAAGGCGGTCGCCTGGACCCGAGCGGATGGGCAAGAACCCCCTCGATGAGGGCCAAGAGGCGTCCGCTCGCCTGTGGCGGTCGGTCCGGATCGCCGCTCGACGGACAACAATACCGGCCGAGAAGCCGAGAGGAGCTTTCGCACATGAGGCCATCTCCCTCCGAAACGATCCGCGTGCAAGTTGAGGCGAACCCGGTCCTCGTCACAATCGTCCGCGGAGCGGCCATTGAGAGCCGCCACCGCGGTGC is a window from the Alphaproteobacteria bacterium genome containing:
- a CDS encoding YggT family protein, translated to MDVIVDPLLIVLHELLEFYKWLVIVAAIMSWLIAFGVINTYNRAVYTINDFLYRVTEPALRPIRRLMPNLGGVDISPVILIFAIWLVQMVLERIQLAIHGL
- a CDS encoding DUF167 family protein; amino-acid sequence: MRVAVRLAPKSASERIQGLVRDADGSVRLKAAVTAAAADGKANAALIALLAKTWDVPKSNITLVQGAASRRKSLHLAAEPKMLLERLERWLSEFTGPTERHG
- the folD gene encoding bifunctional methylenetetrahydrofolate dehydrogenase/methenyltetrahydrofolate cyclohydrolase FolD, which encodes MADAKIIDGKAFAEALRANIAKDVAVLTTAHKLTPGLAVILVGDNPASRAYVASKKKATVEAGMRSIERSLPASTTEVALLSEIDRLNADRGVHGILVQLPLPRQIREAAVIEALDPRKDVDGFHTRNVGLLWTGGDGSVPCTPLGCLMLLKETLGDLAGVRAIVVGRSNIVGKPLANLLLRESCTVTIAHSRTRELAQECRRADILVAAIGKPETVRGDWIKPGATVIDVGINRVATETPGKSRLVGDVAFAEAVKVAGAITPVPGGVGPMTIACLLRNTLHAARRQAGVEPST
- a CDS encoding argininosuccinate synthase, whose protein sequence is MANDVKKVVLAYSGGLDTSIILRWLQDTYRCEVVTFTADLGQGEELEPARRKAELMGVKEIFIDDLREEFVRDFVFPMFRANALYEGVYLLGTSIARPLIAKRQIEIADKTGADAVAHGATGKGNDQVRFELTYYALKPDIKVIAPWREWDLTSRTKLLEYAEKHQIPISKDKRGEAPFSVDANMLHISAEGKVLEDPWHEPEEFVYSRTVPPEKAPDRPEYVEIDFARGDAVAVNGERLSPAKLLVRLNELGGKHGVGRVDLVENRFVGMKSRGVYETPGGTILHEAHRGIESICLDRGSAHLKDELMPRYAELIYNGFWFSPEREMLQAAIDKSQERVEGTVRLKLYKGHVRVVGRKSPHSLYSLAHVTFEEDRVYDQRDAAGFIRLNALRLRLLKKARD
- the rlmN gene encoding 23S rRNA (adenine(2503)-C(2))-methyltransferase RlmN encodes the protein MSAAVENASAGEPRRNLIGLSREELEDELASLGAERFRARQLWHWIYNRGVVDFEAMTTLAKSFRATLAERYVLARPEVARAQHSVDGTRKWLVKLADGNLIESVHIPEEDRGALCVSSQVGCTLTCKFCHTGTMKLVRNLDAGEIVSQLMLARDAIGEWPSPEDGRMISNIVMMGMGEPLYNFDNVAKALRIMMDGDGIAISRRKITLSTSGVVPQIRRCAKELRVNLALSLHAVRDELRDVIVPLNRKYPIAELLDACRDYAALNPNRRITFEYVMLKGVNDSPGDARELVRLIRGIPSKVNLIPFNPWPGAPYECSDDATIKTFADIVMSAGYHAPVRTPRGRDISAACGQLKSESKKPRASERAKLLDVNPPL
- a CDS encoding invasion associated locus B family protein codes for the protein MSKKSLLALAATFAVALAFGLSSAPAPAQQTPQGQAPKAQDKTTAPPSDQKAKVVGEFGDWQALTYKDAKGDTCYVASFPKNSVGHQGKLGETNILVSHWPSQKSFGVVSIAADYEYKKDSEVDLAVGRDKFKLYTQGKRAWSKDDEKVVEAFKNGKDAVVEAVTEKGTKTKDSYSLNGFAKAYQVASKACGVKS
- a CDS encoding RNA methyltransferase, which produces MCESSSRLLGRYCCPSSGDPDRPPQASGRLLALIEGVLAHPLGSRRPPSAKHLALPWGAVQGVPMRGYFGIGVEGISKPMNLGSLWRTAHAFGASFIFTIGAKYSRREGERSDTSKTSSQVPLHEYGDVASFELPKGCALVGIELLDEAIELPSFPHPRQAAYVLGPERGRLSGELLARCAHVVKIPTKFSLNLGLAGAVVMYDRLLTLGRFAARPIASGQVVEPLPAPVHGAPIFRRRRAGVT